TCAGTCTGAACGGCCAGGACATGCGCCTGAGCAAGCGTTTCCTGAAACGCAAACGCTGCGATTTATACATCGGTAATCAGCACCTGGACAATGACGAGGCCGAGCAATACCTGGCCCAGCAAATGGGCTTTGAGTACGCCGCCAAAGGCAGCAGTCAGGCCCGTAACTGGGGCGTGCCTGGCCTTTTGTGGATTGAGCAAGGGCAGGGCCAGGACCTGCGCAGCTCGGTTGAACACGCCAGCGGCACCTTGCAGCAGGCTTTGGGTAGCGAAATTGCCGATCTGACCAGTGCAGACGGAGATTATCTGATCGAACAGGCCCAGCAACAGCTGGACCAATATGTGACTCAGGCTCAAGGACAGCCTCGCGGCGTCTGGCTGGCTGCGCAGAAAGAAGCCAAGGAGCTGGAAGAGCAGTTACAGAGCCAGCAGTCTGCCTTGCAGCAGTATCAGCAATGGGTGGACGAACTGGCGCAGGCCCGTAAGCAAATTGCCCACGCCGAAGCTAACCGCCCTTGGGAACAACTGCGCGAGCAGGCCAAACAAGTACAGGTGCAGTTGCTTCAAGCCCGCCAATTGCAGGAACGGGCCAAGGAGCTGCAACAAGCGTTGACCATGCTGGCAGAGCGTGAAAAGCTCTATCAGCAGGCCGGGGAACGCGACCAGGAATGGGCCAACCAACGCAGCCAACGTGCAGCACAGGTGAAGTCCCTGGTCGCCAAGCTGGAGCAAGAGCAGGGCACACTCAATAGCCTGAATCAACGTCTGGAGCAGGCCCGCAGCCATAAAGACGCCAGCCTGCAGGAACAGGAACGCGCCCGTACCTGGCAACAATGGTTTCAAGATCAAGCCAGCTTTGAAGGCACGCAGCAGCAATTGCAACAGGTGCAAGGGCAGTTGGAAGAGCTGGGCAAGCTGGAAAGCCAACTGGCACAATGCGGTGCCGCCTTGGTGCAGTTGAAAATCAGTGACGAGGCACTGGATCAGTTACGCCAGCAACACCAGCTTATTCAGCGCTTGCAGCACCAACTGGAGACGATTTCCACCGAATTGCAGATCGAACTGCAAGATGGAGCCAGCCTGTTGCTGGACGGCGAATCCATTCAAGGTCAGCATCGCGCCCACCTTAGCGGCAGCACTTTGATTGAGCTGCCTGGAATGGGCCAGCTACGCATCATTCCCGGTGGTCGCGATCTGGGTAAAGTGCAGCAACAATTGGCGCAAACCCAGCAAGAATACGTACAGACGCTTGGCCAACTGGCCGGGAAAAGCCTGGAAGAGCTGGAGCGCCGCCGCGAGCAATATCGGGAACAAGAACAACAAGACCGACTGTTACGCAACTCCATGAAAGCGCTGGCCCCGCAAGGCAAAGCACACTTGCAAGGTCTGGTTCAGGCGGCTCAACAACGCATCGCCCCGCAACGCCCGCAAGGCGAGGCCATCGAGACCTCGGAACTGGGCCGTATCGCCCAAGCCGCCACCATGGCCGAGCAGCAGTACCGTGCGCTGGAAAGCGACTGGCATGATGCCCGCGAAGCTGTTGCCCGCACTCAGGCCCGTCTTGAGCAGGCCCAGGCCGAAGCCAATAGCCTGGAACAACAATGGGCTGACCCACAACGCCAGCAAGCACAGCAGGAGCGCGAGCAGCAATGGGGACAACTGCGCCTGCAACGCGAGCAGCAACTGGCCGATCAAAAGGCGTTGGAAGCCGAACTGGCCGCCTTGCCCGTCTCGGTTCTTGAGCAGGACCTGGAGCGTCTGGAGCGCAGCGCCCAGCAGCAGGAGCAAAGCTATAACGAGGCCCGTCTGGCCGCCCAACTGGTGCAAACCAAGCTGGAAACCCACGGTGCGCAAGGCCTGGAAGAGCAAATCGACCAGACCTCGCTACGTCTGCACGACTGCCAGCGCCGTTGTGCCACTTACGAGCGCCGTGTCGCAGCCCTGCGCCTTTTGTTGTCTGTCCTGCGAGAACAGCGCAACGCCTTGACCCAACAATTGCACGAGCCTCTACAAAAGCACATCAATCACTATCTGCGCCTGCTTCTGGGCAAGGCACGGGTGGAGCTGGACGAGTATCTGGCCCCACGCTGGCTGCAGCGCGATAGCGGGCAAGGGCTGGCCGACGATATTGATGGCCTGAGCTTTGGCGCACGCGAGCAAATCGGCCTGATTGCCCGTCTGGCCTATGCGGATTTGCTGCAACAGGCAGGCCGTCCTACCTTGCTGATTCTGGATGACGTGCTGGTCCACAGTGACAACGATCGCCTGGGAGCCATGAAGCGCATTATTCACGACGCTGCCCAGCGCCATCAGATCCTGCTTTTCACCTGCCAGGCCGATAAGTGGATGGACATGGGGGTTGCGCTACGGCCCGTCCCGCAAGGCGTACAATAGGCGTTTTGAATTTTGTCCGGAGCCTAGCCTTGTCTGAAAACGCTACGATTGCACGCCCCTCGGGTCGATCTGCTGCACAATGCCGTCCTATCGAACTGGTGACCGGGTTTACCCGTCACGCCGAGGGCTCGGTACTGATCCGTCTGGGTGAAACCCATGTTCTGTGCAATGCCAGCGTGCTCGACAAAGTCCCTCCCTTTCTGAAAGGCAAGGAGCAGGGCTGGGTCACGGCGGAATACGGCATGCTGCCTCGCTCCACGCACACGCGCTCGGACCGTGAAGCCGCCCGTGGCAAGCAAAATGGCCGTACCCAGGAAATCCAGCGCCTGATCGGCCGCAGCCTGCGCGCTGTCTTCGACCTGAAAGCCCTGGGTGAGCGCACCATTCACATTGACTGCGACGTTCTGCAAGCCGACGGTGGCACCCGCTGCGCCAGCATCACGGGCGCCTGGGTTGCAGCCAGCCTGGCCGTACGCAGCCTGCAAGAGCAGGGCAAGCTGCAAGCCTCGCCCATTCTGGATCAATTGGCGGCCGTGTCGGTCGGTGTGTTTGAATCCAACCCTGTGCTGGATCTGGACTATCTGGAAGACTCCGCCTGCGGTGTGGACATGAATATCGTCATGACAGGCAGCGGTAATCTGGTGGAAGTGCAGGGCACGGCCGAAGGCCAGACCTTTGCGCGCCCCACCTTGAACCGCTTGCTGGATCTGGCCGAGCAGGGCATTGCCGAGCTGATGCAAGCCCAGAAACAAGCCTTGCAGGGCTGATCACGATGCAACGGGTCTGGCCTGCTCCCTGCGCGACACCGCCAGGCAGCGGGACAAACCGCTATTGGGACGCCGTCCCATGCAGCACACACTGCCTGGCACGGCGCCTTGCCATTTTTACTGAACAGGGCGCTTTGCCGCCTGCTGCGACTTATGAACACTGAATCCAAGCGTGTCGTGCTGGCCTCCAACAATGCCGGCAAGCTCAAGGAGTTTTCCGCCATCCTGGCCCAGGCCGGTATCAGCATGGTTCCTCAAGGCCAATTGAACATTCCCGAGGCTGAGGAACCCTTTGCCACTTTTATCGAGAATGCGCTGGCCAAGGCCCGTCATGCCAGCCAGTTAAGCGGCCTGCCCGCCTTGGCCGATGACTCCGGCCTCTGTGTGCGCGCCCTGGACGAAGCCCCCGGCGTCTACTCCGCGCGCTTTGCTGCCCGCGAACTGGGCGGTGAAAAGTCCGACTCTGCCAATAACGCCTTGCTGGTCCAGCGTCTGCAAGGACAAAGCGACCGCCGCGCCTGTTATGTGGCCGTTCTGGTGTATGTGCGCCATGCCCAGGACCCACGGCCCATCGTGATTGAAGGCGTCTGGGAAGGGGAAATTCAGGATCAGCCTGCTGGCGAGCACGGCTTTGGCTACGACCCCCACTTTTATCTGCCCGAGTTCAAGCAAACCGCGGCACAGCTCTCGCCGGAAGTGAAGAACAAATACAGCCACCGGGCACAAGCCATGCAAGCCTTGTTGGCCCGCCTGGCCGCCGAGTAAAAACATGACTGTTTTCTCTCCTGAAGTGCGCATCCGGCCTGGCTCTGGACCTGCCACTCTGCTGCCCAGCCTGCCGCCCTTGTCCGTCTACGTGCACGTGCCCTGGTGCGTACGCAAATGCCCGTACTGTGACTTCAACTCACACGAAGCACCCGCTGAACTGCCCGAAAACGAATATCTGGACGCCTTGCAGGCCGATCTGGAACAAACCCTGCCGCTGGTCTGGGGCAGGCAGGTAATTTCCGTTTTTATCGGTGGCGGCACGCCCAGCCTGCTGTCGGCCCAGGCGCTGGACCGCATGCTGGCCTTGCTGCGCTCCCATCTGAACCTGTTGCCTGATGCGGAAATCACCCTGGAAGCCAATCCCGGAGCCTCGGAAGCCTCGCGCTTCATGGATTTTGCGCAAAGTGGCGTGAACCGGATTTCCCTGGGTATCCAGAGCTTTAACGACGAAGCCCTGAAAGCGCTGGGCCGCATTCACGACAGCCAGCAAGCGCAGCAGGCCGTTGAAGCCGCCATGAAGGCCGTAGACCGCGTGAACCTGGACGTCATGTATGCCTTGCCAGGCCAGACCCCAGCACAATCCGAGCAGGACATTTTGCAGGCCATGTCTTATGAGCCCGAGCACTTGTCGCTCTACCATTTGACGCTGGAACCCAACACGGTCTTTGCCAAGTATCCGCCAGTCTTGCCTGATGACGACGACAGCGCTGCCATGCAGGACCGCCTGATCGAGCTGACTGCCAGCCGTGGCTGGAACCAGTACGAGATCTCGGCCTACAGCAAACGGGGTGGCCATAGCCGCCACAATCTGAATTATTGGGAATTTGGCGACTATATCGGTATAGGCCCGGGTGCCCACGGCAAACTGTCCTTTCACGACCGCATTATCCGTACCGCCACCACGCGCAGCCCGGCGCAATGGATGCAGAACGCCATCAAGCGCGACGGCAGCCACTATGCGTACAATGCCCGCGTCATGCCGAAAGAACTGCCTTTTGAGTTCATGCTGAATGTGCTGCGTCTGAAAGAGGGCGTACCCGCCCAGTACTTCCAGGAACGCACGGGTGTGCCCCTTGCTCACATCCTGCCCGTGATCAAGCGCAATATCGAGAAAGGTTTGCTGGCGTCCGATCCAGTTCGTATTCGCACCACGGATTTAGGCTGGCGATTCTTAAATGATTTACAGGAAGCATTCCTGCCTGATGAAGCTTCCTGACATTTAATTGTTTATTTAAGACATTTTTTATTGTGCATCTGCACAATTGCTCTACAATTAATTTCTGGTAAGTCCTATGCCATAACGAATTTATCGATGCCGGTCTGTTTGCATCAATTCAGCCCCGATTTTGATAAGCGTGTTGAAGACCTGCCTTAGTGGGTTACACAATGATCCGCGCCACTCCTCCTCACTTTTTTGTTAACGTCATTGACGCTGGAGTAATCATGTCCTCCCCCGAAGATGTTCTGAAGATCATTGCCGAACGCGAAATCACGTTTGTCGATTTCCGCTTTACCGATACTCTGGGCCGCGAGCACCACTTGACCACCCCCGCACACGCGGTGGACGAGGATCGCTTCGAGTCTGGTGTCGCTTTTGACGGCTCTTCCTTGCCTGGCTGGAAAGGAATTGAAGCCTCGGACATGTTGCTCATCCCGGACGCCAGAACCGCCCGTATGGACCCGTTCCGTGAAGAGCCCACCCTGATTCTGACCTGCGATGTGGTCGAGCCCTCCGATCTGAAGGGTTACGACCGCGATCCACGTTCGCTGGCCAAGCGTGCTGAAGCCTACCTGCGCTCCAGCGGTTTGGGCGATACCGCGTACTTTGGTCCCGAGCCAGAATTCTTCGTGTTCGACGGTATTACCTGGAACGACGACATGTCGGGCAGCTTCGTGAAGATTCGTTCCGAAGAAGCCCCCTGGTCGCGCGGTCTGGAACTCAATGGCAACAACCTGGGACACCGTCCTGGTGTCAAAGGCGGTTACGTTCCTGTTTCGCCCACGGATTCGTTTGCCGACTTGCGCTCCGAAATGTGTTTGTTGCTGGAACAGCAGGGCGTTCCTGTTGAAATCCATCACCACGAAGTGGCGGCCCCCGGTCAACTGGAAATCGGCACGCGCTTCTCGACTCTGGTCGAGCGTGCCGACTGGAACCAAATCCTGAAATACACCGTCCACAACGTGGCGCATGTTTATGGCAAAACAGCCACCTTCATGCCCAAACCCGTCGTTGGTGACAACGGTTCCGGCATGCACGTGCATCAGTCTATCTGGAAAGACGGCCAGAACTTGTTTGCCGGTAACGAATACGCCGGTCTGTCCGAGTTCGCGTTGTTCTACATTGGCGGCATCATCAAGCACGCCCGTGCCCTGAACGCCATCACCAACCCCACGACCAATTCCTACAAGCGTCTGGTGCCGCACTTTGAAGCTCCGGTCAAACTGGCGTACTCCGCCCGTAACCGTTCGGCCTCGATCCGCATTCCTTACGTCAGCAACCCCAAGGCACGACGTGTGGAAGCCCGCTTCCCCGATCCAATGGCCAACCCATACCTGGCTTTCTCGGCCTTGATGATGGCCGGTCTGGACGGTGTGCAGAACAAGATTCACCCCGGCGATGCAGCCGACAAGAACTTGTACGATCTGCCCCCCGAAGAAGATGCAAAAATCCCAACCGTTTGTGTGTCACTGGAACAAGCGATCGAGTCCCTGGACAAAGATCGCGAATTCCTGACCCGTGGCGGTGTGTTCAGCAATGAAATGCTGGACGCCTTCATCGAGCTGAAACAAGCCGAAATCACCCGTCTGCGCATGGTGCCGCATCCGGTCGAATTCGACATGTACTACAGCCTGTAAGATCGAAGGCGCTGGCGTTGGCCAGCACGATCAAAAAGAGCGGCTTTCGGGCCGCTCTTTTTATTCTCCGTTCAGACGATTACCATACGCAGTC
This genomic window from Alcaligenes faecalis contains:
- the rph gene encoding ribonuclease PH, coding for MSENATIARPSGRSAAQCRPIELVTGFTRHAEGSVLIRLGETHVLCNASVLDKVPPFLKGKEQGWVTAEYGMLPRSTHTRSDREAARGKQNGRTQEIQRLIGRSLRAVFDLKALGERTIHIDCDVLQADGGTRCASITGAWVAASLAVRSLQEQGKLQASPILDQLAAVSVGVFESNPVLDLDYLEDSACGVDMNIVMTGSGNLVEVQGTAEGQTFARPTLNRLLDLAEQGIAELMQAQKQALQG
- a CDS encoding AAA family ATPase, producing the protein MHIKSLRVEQFKRFRQPVSLDKLEPGLNIISAPNEAGKSTLAEALRTVFFERYGTGSLTKILPWGDSSAAPEIELDFSLNGQDMRLSKRFLKRKRCDLYIGNQHLDNDEAEQYLAQQMGFEYAAKGSSQARNWGVPGLLWIEQGQGQDLRSSVEHASGTLQQALGSEIADLTSADGDYLIEQAQQQLDQYVTQAQGQPRGVWLAAQKEAKELEEQLQSQQSALQQYQQWVDELAQARKQIAHAEANRPWEQLREQAKQVQVQLLQARQLQERAKELQQALTMLAEREKLYQQAGERDQEWANQRSQRAAQVKSLVAKLEQEQGTLNSLNQRLEQARSHKDASLQEQERARTWQQWFQDQASFEGTQQQLQQVQGQLEELGKLESQLAQCGAALVQLKISDEALDQLRQQHQLIQRLQHQLETISTELQIELQDGASLLLDGESIQGQHRAHLSGSTLIELPGMGQLRIIPGGRDLGKVQQQLAQTQQEYVQTLGQLAGKSLEELERRREQYREQEQQDRLLRNSMKALAPQGKAHLQGLVQAAQQRIAPQRPQGEAIETSELGRIAQAATMAEQQYRALESDWHDAREAVARTQARLEQAQAEANSLEQQWADPQRQQAQQEREQQWGQLRLQREQQLADQKALEAELAALPVSVLEQDLERLERSAQQQEQSYNEARLAAQLVQTKLETHGAQGLEEQIDQTSLRLHDCQRRCATYERRVAALRLLLSVLREQRNALTQQLHEPLQKHINHYLRLLLGKARVELDEYLAPRWLQRDSGQGLADDIDGLSFGAREQIGLIARLAYADLLQQAGRPTLLILDDVLVHSDNDRLGAMKRIIHDAAQRHQILLFTCQADKWMDMGVALRPVPQGVQ
- the rdgB gene encoding RdgB/HAM1 family non-canonical purine NTP pyrophosphatase produces the protein MNTESKRVVLASNNAGKLKEFSAILAQAGISMVPQGQLNIPEAEEPFATFIENALAKARHASQLSGLPALADDSGLCVRALDEAPGVYSARFAARELGGEKSDSANNALLVQRLQGQSDRRACYVAVLVYVRHAQDPRPIVIEGVWEGEIQDQPAGEHGFGYDPHFYLPEFKQTAAQLSPEVKNKYSHRAQAMQALLARLAAE
- the glnA gene encoding type I glutamate--ammonia ligase — protein: MSSPEDVLKIIAEREITFVDFRFTDTLGREHHLTTPAHAVDEDRFESGVAFDGSSLPGWKGIEASDMLLIPDARTARMDPFREEPTLILTCDVVEPSDLKGYDRDPRSLAKRAEAYLRSSGLGDTAYFGPEPEFFVFDGITWNDDMSGSFVKIRSEEAPWSRGLELNGNNLGHRPGVKGGYVPVSPTDSFADLRSEMCLLLEQQGVPVEIHHHEVAAPGQLEIGTRFSTLVERADWNQILKYTVHNVAHVYGKTATFMPKPVVGDNGSGMHVHQSIWKDGQNLFAGNEYAGLSEFALFYIGGIIKHARALNAITNPTTNSYKRLVPHFEAPVKLAYSARNRSASIRIPYVSNPKARRVEARFPDPMANPYLAFSALMMAGLDGVQNKIHPGDAADKNLYDLPPEEDAKIPTVCVSLEQAIESLDKDREFLTRGGVFSNEMLDAFIELKQAEITRLRMVPHPVEFDMYYSL
- the hemW gene encoding radical SAM family heme chaperone HemW, translated to MTVFSPEVRIRPGSGPATLLPSLPPLSVYVHVPWCVRKCPYCDFNSHEAPAELPENEYLDALQADLEQTLPLVWGRQVISVFIGGGTPSLLSAQALDRMLALLRSHLNLLPDAEITLEANPGASEASRFMDFAQSGVNRISLGIQSFNDEALKALGRIHDSQQAQQAVEAAMKAVDRVNLDVMYALPGQTPAQSEQDILQAMSYEPEHLSLYHLTLEPNTVFAKYPPVLPDDDDSAAMQDRLIELTASRGWNQYEISAYSKRGGHSRHNLNYWEFGDYIGIGPGAHGKLSFHDRIIRTATTRSPAQWMQNAIKRDGSHYAYNARVMPKELPFEFMLNVLRLKEGVPAQYFQERTGVPLAHILPVIKRNIEKGLLASDPVRIRTTDLGWRFLNDLQEAFLPDEAS